In Nitrospira sp., one genomic interval encodes:
- a CDS encoding SAM-dependent DNA methyltransferase, producing the protein MTKLTGSGASLADFIWKNAEDLWGDFKHTDFGKIILPFTLLRRLECVLEPTRQAVLKAQKRHNKSGIDLDLILRQTTRYPFYNTSEYELVTLGGTKTRQNLQDYIAQFSDNARVIFEQFDFTNTVIRLDKAGLLFKICKNFAAIDLHPGTVPDRVMSNVYEHLIRRFGSEVNEGAEDFMTPRDVVHLATALLLDPDDDLFRSNPGLIRTLYDPTCGTGGFLTDAMNHIADYGSRFKVPPVLVPHGQELEPETHAVCLTSMLLRTLESDPGRDLSKNIKLGSTLSNDQFPSDRFHYGLSNPPFGKKWEKDASDVTSEHKEKGYNGRFGPGLPRINDGSMLFLLHLASKLEHPKNGGGRAAIVLSGSPLFNGGAGSGESEIRRWLLEQDLVEAIVALPTEIFFRTGIGTYLWILSNKKPKHRQGLVQLINATGLYTPIKNEGNKRRIISDDQIRQIVDIYASAEDTDISRMVDSRRFAYRRIRVLRPLRMALHINPETMATLQTEKAWTKLTPAQQKVWTRALKPFMESTQPVRWAESFVTNTAKKEKEVSKIGGGFLNALTHAFGVRDPQGEPACDVDSRPVSDPDLTDYENVPLLEDIREYFDREVLPHVSDAWIDESYLDKKDKAIGLVGYEINFNRFFYKYEAPPKLKDIDKELKRVEAEIAALLGEVTE; encoded by the coding sequence ATGACGAAACTCACGGGATCAGGGGCCTCTTTAGCAGACTTCATCTGGAAAAACGCCGAAGACTTATGGGGTGACTTTAAACATACCGACTTTGGCAAGATCATCCTTCCGTTTACGCTGCTTCGTCGTCTGGAATGCGTCCTTGAACCCACGCGCCAGGCTGTCCTCAAGGCACAGAAGAGACACAACAAATCGGGCATCGATCTTGACCTGATCCTGCGTCAGACGACCCGGTATCCGTTTTACAACACCTCCGAATATGAGCTCGTCACATTGGGTGGTACGAAGACCAGGCAGAACCTCCAGGATTACATTGCGCAATTTTCAGACAATGCTCGTGTAATCTTTGAACAATTTGATTTTACGAATACGGTCATTCGCCTGGACAAGGCAGGCCTTCTGTTCAAAATCTGCAAGAACTTTGCTGCGATCGATCTACATCCGGGCACGGTCCCCGATCGAGTGATGAGCAATGTCTATGAGCACCTGATTCGTCGTTTTGGGTCGGAAGTCAACGAAGGGGCTGAAGACTTCATGACTCCTCGCGATGTGGTTCATTTGGCCACGGCACTCCTGCTGGATCCCGATGATGACCTCTTCCGTTCGAACCCGGGCCTGATTCGCACGCTGTACGACCCAACCTGCGGCACGGGTGGCTTTTTGACTGATGCGATGAATCATATCGCCGACTACGGTAGCCGCTTCAAAGTTCCTCCAGTCTTGGTGCCGCATGGACAGGAACTCGAACCGGAAACTCATGCCGTCTGTCTCACCAGCATGCTCCTGCGCACACTGGAGTCTGACCCTGGACGAGATCTCTCAAAAAACATCAAGCTGGGCAGTACGCTCTCCAACGATCAATTTCCCAGCGATCGCTTTCACTACGGCTTGTCCAATCCGCCGTTTGGGAAAAAATGGGAAAAGGATGCGTCTGATGTGACGAGCGAGCATAAAGAAAAGGGTTATAACGGCCGCTTTGGACCAGGATTGCCCCGCATCAACGACGGATCCATGCTGTTTCTGCTCCATCTCGCTAGTAAACTTGAACACCCCAAGAACGGGGGTGGCCGCGCCGCGATCGTCCTCTCCGGCTCGCCATTATTCAATGGTGGCGCAGGGTCAGGAGAGTCCGAAATTCGCCGGTGGCTCTTGGAACAGGATTTGGTGGAAGCCATCGTGGCGTTGCCCACCGAAATCTTCTTTAGAACAGGCATTGGGACCTACTTGTGGATCTTGTCGAACAAGAAACCGAAGCATCGACAAGGTCTGGTCCAACTGATCAACGCCACCGGCCTCTATACCCCAATAAAAAACGAAGGCAATAAGCGCCGAATCATCAGTGACGATCAGATTCGTCAAATCGTCGATATCTATGCTTCTGCGGAGGACACTGACATCAGTCGGATGGTTGACTCGAGACGCTTTGCCTATCGCCGCATTCGCGTGCTGCGTCCGCTTCGGATGGCCCTGCACATTAACCCGGAGACGATGGCAACCCTCCAGACCGAAAAAGCATGGACCAAGCTCACGCCGGCACAGCAGAAGGTCTGGACACGCGCGTTGAAGCCGTTCATGGAATCCACTCAACCGGTTCGTTGGGCTGAATCCTTCGTAACCAACACAGCCAAAAAGGAAAAAGAGGTCAGCAAAATTGGCGGAGGGTTCCTGAACGCGCTGACTCACGCGTTTGGGGTTCGTGATCCTCAGGGCGAACCGGCCTGTGACGTCGATAGTCGTCCTGTGTCTGACCCTGATCTAACTGATTACGAGAACGTCCCACTGCTCGAAGATATTCGCGAGTACTTCGATCGAGAGGTCTTGCCGCATGTGTCAGATGCTTGGATCGATGAGTCTTACTTGGATAAGAAAGATAAGGCGATTGGGCTTGTCGGCTACGAGATCAACTTCAATCGCTTCTTCTATAAGTATGAAGCGCCACCCAAATTGAAGGATATCGATAAGGAATTGAAGCGCGTTGAGGCCGAGATTGCAGCATTGCTTGGCGAGGTGACGGAATGA
- a CDS encoding IS5 family transposase yields the protein MQQQTFAEVSFEQYRKPTRREQFLNEMNQVVPWAELVAAIEPVYPKAEGPGRPPVGVERMLRLHCLQQWFNLSDPAVEEALYDSHAMRQFVGIDLGREPVPDETTICKFRHLLEAHHLGAQLFARIGAYLAAHGLKVSRGTIVDATIINAPSSTKNRQKERDPEMHQTKKGNQWYFGMKAHIGVDSRTKLVHSVAATAANVHDSQVLPELLHGQETRVWGDAAYSGQRDMIQHHAPHAKSFVQTKAHRHRPLSETERARNRTKSKVRAKVEHVFLVIKRIFGWAKVRYRGLAKNAHWLSISCGLANLYVARRHLLAAA from the coding sequence ATGCAGCAACAGACGTTTGCCGAAGTCTCGTTTGAACAGTATCGCAAGCCCACCCGCCGGGAGCAGTTTCTCAACGAGATGAACCAGGTTGTTCCATGGGCGGAATTGGTAGCGGCGATCGAGCCGGTCTACCCCAAGGCCGAGGGCCCAGGGCGTCCGCCCGTGGGTGTCGAACGCATGTTGCGCCTCCATTGTCTGCAACAGTGGTTTAACCTGTCGGACCCGGCGGTGGAGGAAGCGCTGTACGACTCACACGCCATGCGGCAGTTCGTGGGGATTGATCTGGGCCGCGAGCCCGTACCGGATGAAACCACCATCTGTAAGTTTCGGCATCTGCTGGAAGCCCACCACTTGGGCGCACAGCTCTTTGCGCGGATCGGCGCGTATCTGGCTGCCCACGGGCTGAAGGTCAGCCGGGGCACGATCGTGGATGCCACGATCATCAATGCGCCCAGTTCGACGAAGAATCGCCAGAAAGAGCGAGATCCGGAGATGCATCAGACCAAGAAGGGGAACCAGTGGTATTTCGGCATGAAGGCGCATATTGGAGTGGACAGCCGGACGAAGCTGGTTCACTCAGTGGCGGCCACGGCGGCGAATGTCCATGACAGCCAGGTGTTGCCGGAGTTGCTGCATGGACAGGAGACACGAGTATGGGGCGATGCCGCCTATAGCGGGCAACGCGACATGATTCAGCACCATGCTCCCCATGCCAAGAGCTTCGTCCAGACGAAAGCCCATCGCCATCGGCCCTTGAGCGAGACGGAGCGGGCCCGCAATCGGACGAAGTCGAAGGTTCGTGCCAAAGTCGAGCATGTGTTCTTGGTGATCAAGCGGATCTTCGGGTGGGCCAAAGTGCGGTACCGGGGGCTCGCGAAGAATGCGCACTGGTTGTCTATCAGTTGCGGCTTGGCGAATCTGTATGTAGCACGCCGGCACTTGCTGGCGGCAGCCTAG
- a CDS encoding restriction endonuclease subunit S, producing the protein MASVDDKHADCVYSTGFAILRARVEQLRPEFLKWLMLNELLIQAVESHSEGLSYPAINAAELINLKTIVPSLCEQTRIALILDRATSRIDALIAKKTEFIELLTKKRQALITHAVTKGLNPKAEMKDSGVEWIGGVPKGWSVCKLSYRYYVELGKMLDEKRITGSHPIPYLRNKDVQWGSINTADLPVMDIPPNEIDRYTIQNGDLLVCEGGDVGRAAIWRGDSNVIGYQKALHRLRAVSGDKDYVEFYFYVLSAAKTNGVFSESDNRSTISHLPAEKFREYRFPFPPFAEQKAIADELTKHSERIDTMIKKTQDSIGLLYKRRSALVTAAVTGQIDLREPA; encoded by the coding sequence GTGGCATCGGTTGATGACAAACATGCCGACTGCGTGTACTCGACGGGGTTCGCCATACTTCGCGCTCGTGTCGAACAGCTCAGACCGGAATTCCTCAAATGGCTTATGCTCAATGAGTTGCTCATCCAGGCGGTAGAGTCTCATTCTGAGGGGCTTAGTTATCCAGCAATCAATGCAGCGGAATTGATAAATCTGAAAACTATAGTGCCGAGCTTATGTGAGCAAACGCGAATAGCATTAATCCTCGATCGCGCAACCTCCCGCATCGATGCCCTCATCGCCAAGAAGACTGAATTTATCGAACTCCTGACCAAGAAGCGCCAGGCCCTGATTACGCATGCCGTGACAAAAGGGCTGAACCCGAAGGCCGAGATGAAAGATTCAGGGGTGGAATGGATTGGAGGGGTGCCAAAGGGTTGGTCCGTCTGTAAATTGAGTTACCGGTACTATGTGGAGCTTGGAAAGATGCTTGACGAAAAAAGAATCACCGGTAGTCATCCCATCCCGTACCTTCGAAACAAGGATGTTCAGTGGGGTAGCATTAATACCGCCGATCTCCCGGTTATGGATATTCCACCGAATGAAATCGATCGCTATACAATCCAGAATGGCGACCTTCTCGTGTGCGAAGGAGGAGATGTCGGGCGAGCTGCGATTTGGCGTGGTGACAGCAACGTTATTGGATACCAAAAAGCACTGCATCGTCTTCGAGCGGTCTCAGGCGACAAAGATTATGTCGAGTTTTACTTCTATGTTTTATCTGCTGCGAAGACAAATGGGGTATTCAGTGAAAGTGATAATAGGTCAACCATTTCACACTTGCCTGCAGAAAAATTCCGAGAGTACCGCTTCCCATTTCCGCCTTTCGCCGAACAGAAAGCCATTGCTGATGAACTCACAAAGCACTCAGAACGCATTGATACCATGATCAAAAAAACTCAAGACAGTATCGGTCTTCTCTATAAACGCCGTTCTGCTCTGGTCACCGCTGCCGTCACCGGCCAAATCGATCTCCGGGAGCCCGCATGA
- a CDS encoding type I restriction endonuclease subunit R: MNNTAHQERHFEEYIVSKLKAQGWNVGDSKGYDTERALYPDDLIGWLKASGQDDKWTKFQKDNRERAIDALMDRLDNALETHGTIHVLRRGFSIAGCGHLDLSEAAPEDARNKTILKRYAANILRVVPQLKYHPSRELAIDLGLFINGIPVATVELKTDFTQSAEAAMDQYRTDRLPFDPKTKRREPLLTFKRGAIVHFAMSDSVIQMTTKLDGLNTYFLPFNQGHNDHAGNPPRPDGEYPVAYFWESVCDRDAWLRVFHSFVYVEKKDVADLKGKWSKKETLIFPRYHQWSAVNKMIADAKKHGPGMQYLIEHSAGSGKTSTISWTAHDLVKLRRNNGEAIFNSVIIVTDRTVLDSQLQEAVKQIDHQFGVIAAIDRQKSSQSKSDQLTEALLAGTPIIVVTIQTFPYAMEAIVTQSKLKDKSFAVIIDEAHASQTGTTAAKLQAALVMGGKGALGSLTVEELLTELQNSRSRPKNISYFAFTGTPKHSTLMLFGRPGDPSRPASEANLPESFHRYPMRQAIEEGFILDVLSGYVPYKTAFNLAKQIEDLNRVSGKAAKRALAQWMALHPTNVTQKVQFIIEHFSNNVAHRLNGKAKAMIVTSSRPAAVRYKKSFDAYIQQHPEYAGIRSLVAFSGKVTGKQVLHADDERMGGEAFIVDDGEEFTEISMNPGVSEHDLRIAFERPEYRVMLVADKFQTGFDQPKLVAMYIDKKIANDVEIVQTFSRLNRNAPGKDQVFIIDFVNEPNTVRAAFAKYDLGAQIDEIQDANVVYDMKDQLDGQHLYEVADLESFKTARFSTLHDIVNAKEPQHKALYAATDRPTRLFNERLKALWESVKTLETAYEKARKQGNKDGMHAADHQRKDVGDQLKVLMSFKTGLGRFCRTYGYVAQLIEFGDPDLENFAAFAKLLQKRLDSEPHENVDLKGIVLTGYDIRANDQPRDDGQETPIIHPIGPGGQSRTGDDPEYVREIIERLNRLFGEATPLRDQATFVNHVVAIAKENDVVVAQVENNTREQALKGNLPGAVQQAVVRALSSHQALATLVLKSDKQAMSGLIEIIYDLVRNHQTINLDHLNPSHTTHPNS; the protein is encoded by the coding sequence ATGAATAACACGGCCCATCAGGAACGACATTTCGAGGAATACATTGTCTCCAAGCTGAAAGCCCAAGGCTGGAACGTTGGGGATTCGAAGGGCTATGACACGGAACGCGCCCTGTATCCCGATGATCTAATTGGCTGGCTGAAAGCATCCGGTCAAGACGACAAATGGACCAAGTTCCAAAAGGACAATCGTGAGCGGGCGATTGACGCGCTCATGGATCGACTGGACAACGCGCTGGAGACTCATGGGACTATTCACGTGCTCCGCAGAGGGTTCTCCATCGCTGGGTGCGGCCATCTGGATCTTTCCGAGGCAGCTCCAGAAGACGCGCGGAATAAGACCATCCTCAAGCGTTACGCCGCCAATATTCTGCGCGTGGTCCCACAACTCAAGTACCATCCTTCCCGTGAACTGGCCATTGATCTGGGTTTGTTTATTAATGGGATCCCGGTCGCCACCGTCGAACTGAAAACCGACTTCACCCAGTCGGCCGAAGCGGCGATGGACCAATATCGCACCGACCGCCTTCCATTTGATCCGAAGACGAAACGCCGCGAACCACTCTTAACGTTCAAGCGAGGTGCGATCGTCCATTTTGCCATGTCCGATTCCGTGATTCAGATGACGACCAAACTCGATGGTCTGAACACTTACTTTCTTCCGTTCAACCAGGGGCACAACGATCATGCTGGCAACCCGCCGCGGCCTGACGGCGAATACCCCGTCGCCTACTTCTGGGAATCAGTGTGTGATCGTGATGCCTGGTTGCGTGTCTTTCACAGTTTCGTCTACGTCGAAAAGAAAGACGTCGCCGACCTGAAAGGAAAGTGGTCCAAAAAGGAGACCCTGATCTTCCCCCGGTACCACCAATGGTCCGCCGTCAACAAGATGATTGCTGACGCCAAAAAGCATGGGCCTGGGATGCAATATCTCATCGAGCATAGTGCGGGATCCGGCAAAACGAGTACGATTTCATGGACCGCACACGATTTGGTGAAATTGCGTCGCAACAATGGCGAGGCGATTTTCAACAGTGTCATTATCGTCACCGATCGTACCGTTTTGGATAGTCAACTCCAGGAGGCCGTCAAACAGATCGATCATCAGTTTGGCGTCATTGCCGCAATTGATCGTCAGAAATCCAGCCAATCTAAGAGCGATCAGTTAACTGAGGCGCTTCTCGCTGGCACGCCGATTATTGTGGTTACCATTCAGACCTTCCCTTACGCCATGGAGGCGATCGTCACCCAGAGCAAGCTGAAGGATAAGAGCTTCGCGGTGATCATTGATGAAGCCCATGCCTCGCAAACTGGGACAACTGCGGCGAAGCTTCAAGCGGCTCTCGTGATGGGTGGCAAAGGAGCACTCGGATCTCTGACAGTGGAAGAATTGCTCACCGAACTTCAAAACTCTCGATCGCGCCCTAAAAATATCAGCTACTTCGCTTTTACCGGGACGCCGAAGCATAGCACGTTGATGTTATTTGGCCGACCTGGCGATCCATCCCGCCCGGCGTCAGAAGCTAACCTTCCTGAATCCTTCCATCGCTACCCGATGCGCCAAGCCATCGAGGAGGGTTTTATTCTTGACGTCCTTTCAGGGTACGTTCCGTACAAGACAGCCTTTAACCTCGCAAAGCAGATTGAGGATCTCAATCGAGTGAGCGGCAAAGCAGCCAAGCGGGCACTCGCACAATGGATGGCACTGCACCCCACAAATGTGACCCAAAAAGTACAATTCATTATTGAACACTTCAGTAACAATGTGGCTCACCGCTTGAACGGGAAAGCCAAGGCCATGATTGTCACGAGTTCTCGACCGGCAGCGGTACGCTATAAGAAGAGTTTCGATGCCTATATCCAGCAGCATCCGGAATACGCAGGTATTCGTTCTCTGGTTGCGTTTTCTGGAAAAGTGACCGGAAAACAGGTTCTACATGCTGATGATGAACGGATGGGCGGCGAAGCGTTCATTGTGGATGACGGCGAGGAATTCACCGAGATCAGCATGAATCCAGGCGTCTCCGAGCATGATCTCCGGATCGCATTTGAACGACCTGAATATCGCGTGATGTTAGTGGCAGATAAATTCCAGACTGGCTTCGATCAGCCCAAGTTGGTTGCCATGTACATCGACAAAAAGATCGCCAACGATGTAGAGATCGTCCAGACGTTCTCACGTCTGAACCGCAACGCTCCTGGAAAAGACCAGGTGTTTATTATTGATTTTGTGAACGAACCGAACACGGTAAGGGCGGCCTTTGCCAAATATGATCTTGGCGCACAAATTGACGAGATCCAGGATGCCAACGTTGTCTACGACATGAAAGACCAGCTTGATGGCCAGCATCTATATGAAGTTGCCGACCTCGAGTCATTCAAAACGGCCCGCTTCAGCACCCTCCACGACATCGTTAACGCCAAAGAACCACAGCACAAAGCACTCTATGCTGCCACGGATCGTCCGACCCGCCTCTTCAATGAACGACTCAAGGCCCTATGGGAGAGTGTGAAGACATTGGAGACTGCTTACGAGAAGGCTCGAAAGCAGGGCAATAAAGATGGGATGCACGCTGCCGATCACCAGCGCAAAGACGTTGGTGACCAACTCAAGGTCCTGATGAGCTTCAAAACGGGACTGGGACGGTTTTGCCGTACCTATGGGTATGTGGCCCAGCTGATCGAATTCGGTGATCCGGATTTGGAGAATTTTGCAGCGTTCGCAAAATTGCTTCAGAAGCGGCTCGACAGTGAGCCTCATGAAAACGTGGATCTGAAGGGTATTGTTCTTACTGGTTATGATATTCGAGCTAACGACCAGCCGCGCGATGATGGTCAAGAGACTCCAATCATCCACCCTATCGGCCCGGGAGGACAGTCACGAACAGGAGATGATCCAGAGTATGTTCGCGAGATTATCGAACGTTTGAATCGCTTGTTTGGTGAGGCGACTCCGCTTCGAGACCAAGCGACTTTCGTGAATCACGTCGTGGCGATTGCAAAGGAAAATGATGTTGTGGTCGCCCAGGTGGAGAACAACACCCGCGAACAAGCACTAAAGGGCAACCTCCCTGGGGCAGTCCAGCAGGCTGTCGTTCGTGCGCTCAGTTCGCACCAGGCATTGGCTACCCTTGTGCTCAAATCTGACAAGCAGGCCATGTCGGGGCTGATTGAAATAATTTATGATCTTGTCCGAAATCATCAGACCATCAACCTAGATCACCTGAATCCTAGCCACACCACACATCCCAATAGTTGA
- a CDS encoding TniQ family protein, whose protein sequence is MLGFFVQPQPDETLYSIFARYGQRVQYPGRLKLLHELTGSLNPINLNFLPSRLDHLLSMLPPGHSLTANYLMDHHTLLPFVSCFWSPERVSFLRNAMRSASGNRAEVLAGLHASHMPLPPWVRYCRTCADEDREQFGFRYWHRMHQLPVIDICPLHGVPLQNSSVPSLMRAQWRALVSAEDGIRQSTRRSEAVGMDRHKLRLACDCQWILNNPGNGVDPAELRDRYFTLLQAKGLATWGNRLRRNHLINELQNFYSRKFLGSVHCIIGGPDRNNWLVRMFYASRIRMVHPLQHLLVIHWLGYSVSEFLQTKIKSHPFGSGPWPCLNRASDHFQRMIIPSCQVTRSPVGGVPLGTFSCPTCLFTYVRRGPDERPEDMFRIGKVRSWGRDWDKTLRRLWMDPTIEFREMGVRLGVCFATIKRQAARLGLPTRHTLNPVTTMPSKEGVINVRNYDGETGRRIS, encoded by the coding sequence ATGCTCGGTTTCTTTGTGCAGCCTCAGCCGGATGAAACCCTCTACAGTATCTTTGCCAGATATGGCCAAAGAGTGCAGTATCCTGGACGCCTAAAGCTGCTTCACGAGCTTACAGGCTCTCTGAACCCAATCAATCTCAACTTTCTTCCTAGTCGCCTCGATCATCTTCTCTCGATGCTTCCGCCAGGCCATAGCCTTACGGCAAATTATTTGATGGACCATCACACCCTATTGCCATTTGTTAGCTGTTTTTGGTCTCCAGAAAGAGTCAGTTTTCTCCGTAATGCCATGCGTTCAGCAAGCGGCAATAGAGCGGAGGTGTTAGCGGGACTTCATGCGAGTCACATGCCTTTGCCGCCGTGGGTGCGTTACTGCAGAACATGCGCTGACGAGGACCGCGAACAATTCGGATTTCGATACTGGCATAGAATGCACCAATTACCTGTCATAGATATCTGCCCCCTGCATGGAGTTCCGCTTCAGAATAGTTCAGTCCCATCGCTGATGCGAGCTCAGTGGCGAGCCCTGGTATCAGCTGAGGACGGAATAAGACAGTCAACCAGAAGATCCGAAGCGGTAGGTATGGATCGTCACAAACTAAGACTCGCTTGTGATTGCCAATGGATTCTGAACAATCCTGGCAATGGTGTCGATCCGGCGGAACTTCGCGACCGATACTTCACCTTGCTCCAAGCTAAAGGTTTGGCGACCTGGGGCAATCGTCTGCGGAGGAACCATCTTATAAATGAGCTCCAGAACTTTTACTCAAGGAAGTTCCTGGGCAGCGTGCACTGCATCATCGGCGGCCCGGATCGAAATAATTGGCTTGTCCGGATGTTTTATGCCTCTCGCATACGGATGGTGCATCCTCTGCAGCACTTGCTGGTTATTCATTGGCTGGGATATTCAGTTTCAGAGTTTTTACAGACAAAAATCAAATCACACCCATTCGGTTCAGGGCCATGGCCCTGTTTAAATCGCGCCTCCGACCATTTTCAACGTATGATCATTCCTTCGTGTCAGGTTACGCGCTCGCCAGTTGGTGGCGTACCACTTGGAACGTTTTCATGTCCGACATGCCTGTTTACCTATGTGAGACGAGGTCCAGATGAACGACCAGAAGATATGTTCCGAATTGGGAAGGTGAGAAGCTGGGGCCGAGACTGGGATAAGACTCTACGACGATTGTGGATGGACCCAACGATTGAGTTCAGAGAGATGGGAGTACGTCTAGGGGTGTGTTTTGCAACCATCAAGCGTCAGGCAGCGCGGCTGGGATTACCTACGCGCCACACGCTGAATCCTGTTACGACAATGCCCTCCAAGGAAGGCGTAATTAATGTTAGGAATTATGATGGCGAAACCGGTCGTCGGATATCGTGA
- a CDS encoding TniQ family protein gives MIGWFPNLYPDELLSSACARYADTFRYPARMSAISDLFGDRCSRVAYDVPGQLNRLVSQLPSNSGITLEELLYRHTLFPFYVSTRSPEKARHIIAALGDSPATVLYRAVGMITYRQHCPQYLRFCDECVKEDVSLYGEPYWHRLHQIPGVLLCTKHECHLMESKVGAQGASLVSAKTRTTTMNTGRTSRSANGHLLGFANDARRIVEEGVLIQLSGLRFQYRTKLESTEFIWNDRLSTDKLGQAITGFYTSNLLHQLSFSAYSNDMRKLVNRVLGGPNYHPLEHLVMMRFLHMPLA, from the coding sequence ATGATTGGGTGGTTTCCTAATTTATATCCAGATGAGCTGTTATCGAGTGCGTGCGCTCGCTATGCAGATACATTTCGATATCCTGCTCGGATGAGCGCAATTTCTGATCTGTTTGGTGATCGCTGCAGTCGAGTGGCTTACGATGTGCCAGGACAGCTAAACCGTCTTGTAAGCCAGCTCCCAAGTAATAGTGGAATAACCCTAGAGGAGCTGCTCTATCGACATACTCTTTTCCCATTCTATGTCAGCACGCGGTCTCCCGAGAAAGCACGGCATATTATTGCGGCACTTGGAGATTCCCCCGCTACGGTCTTGTACCGGGCCGTCGGAATGATAACGTATCGACAGCATTGTCCCCAGTACCTGCGATTTTGCGATGAATGTGTCAAGGAAGATGTGTCTCTATATGGAGAACCATATTGGCATCGCCTGCATCAAATTCCTGGCGTGCTTCTTTGCACGAAGCACGAGTGCCACCTTATGGAGAGTAAAGTAGGGGCGCAGGGGGCATCCCTTGTAAGTGCCAAGACCAGAACTACTACGATGAACACAGGCAGAACGAGCAGGTCCGCCAATGGGCATTTGTTAGGATTTGCCAATGATGCCAGACGAATCGTGGAGGAAGGCGTACTAATCCAGCTGTCTGGTCTTCGCTTTCAGTATCGAACTAAGCTTGAGTCCACAGAGTTTATTTGGAATGATAGGCTTTCGACCGATAAACTAGGCCAGGCGATAACGGGGTTTTATACCTCAAACCTACTTCACCAACTATCGTTCAGCGCCTATTCAAATGATATGCGGAAGTTGGTAAACAGAGTCCTTGGTGGGCCTAATTATCACCCCCTAGAACACCTCGTCATGATGAGATTCCTACATATGCCACTGGCTTAA
- a CDS encoding ATP-binding protein: MSGFNKGATCPANYQKTGVPDFDGNPLIEALPPNYTEEDIVEHLSYAPDLPAKIRRLPSHTRRCVLASQIRTLFQPLSLHFDLERRLAQSLRTGYLLRNPCPKRRQSSTGGNSQLFTPGLRTSPSLQTAPLGLSLIGMSGMGKTTSLVGILQGLYPQVIVHSRYNGQPLILQQVPWLIVSCPSDGASLKELCNNFFSEMDALLGTKYEEQYKGETAEQLGRAMATVASVQALGLLVIDEIQFLNAARSGGHERLLNFFVELVNTIGIPVVMVGTYHAMKVLGKYMMQVRRAGGTEGEIIWDNWLEDSSDYQLLCEALFQHQYVKKPVALSSEMRSTLYDVTQGVTDYIVKVFTAAQVRAIDAGKEQITSGIIRSVAKDLLRQAEPFLDALRRKDRGRLMEMEDVAPIDLDQFLARESRKIKVVQKNSDDKRPTAEQSSSGRTDQRKARQKKKAKQSKVKKAA, encoded by the coding sequence ATGAGCGGATTTAACAAGGGTGCGACGTGTCCTGCAAACTATCAGAAGACAGGGGTGCCTGATTTCGACGGAAATCCATTAATTGAAGCACTACCACCCAATTATACGGAAGAGGATATTGTTGAGCATTTAAGCTATGCTCCTGACTTACCCGCCAAGATTCGTCGCTTGCCGAGCCACACACGGCGATGTGTGCTTGCCTCTCAAATTCGCACATTGTTCCAGCCACTCTCTTTACATTTCGACTTAGAACGGCGTCTTGCTCAAAGCCTTCGAACGGGGTATCTACTTAGAAATCCATGCCCTAAGCGTCGCCAAAGCAGTACCGGAGGAAATAGTCAGCTTTTCACGCCTGGGTTGCGAACCTCGCCATCGCTGCAAACGGCACCATTAGGATTGTCACTCATTGGTATGTCGGGAATGGGGAAGACAACATCTCTTGTGGGGATTCTACAGGGGCTTTATCCGCAGGTTATCGTCCATAGTAGGTATAATGGGCAGCCACTGATTCTTCAACAAGTGCCATGGCTGATTGTGTCATGTCCATCTGATGGCGCTTCACTGAAAGAGCTATGCAATAACTTTTTTAGTGAGATGGATGCCCTGCTAGGGACTAAGTATGAGGAGCAGTATAAAGGGGAAACTGCCGAGCAACTAGGCCGGGCGATGGCCACAGTTGCCAGCGTGCAAGCGCTGGGCCTGTTGGTGATTGATGAGATCCAGTTCCTGAATGCCGCACGAAGTGGTGGTCATGAACGTCTTCTGAATTTCTTTGTGGAATTAGTGAATACCATAGGAATTCCGGTCGTAATGGTTGGAACCTACCATGCCATGAAGGTGCTTGGAAAATATATGATGCAAGTTCGTCGTGCGGGGGGAACTGAAGGCGAAATAATTTGGGACAACTGGCTCGAAGATAGTAGTGACTATCAGCTCCTCTGTGAGGCGCTCTTTCAACATCAGTATGTGAAGAAACCTGTGGCACTTTCGTCTGAAATGCGCAGCACGTTGTACGATGTCACTCAGGGAGTTACCGACTATATCGTAAAGGTCTTTACTGCGGCTCAGGTGCGCGCTATCGATGCAGGGAAAGAGCAAATTACCTCCGGAATAATCAGGTCCGTTGCAAAAGATTTGCTGAGACAGGCCGAGCCTTTTCTTGATGCCTTAAGGCGAAAGGATCGAGGACGGTTGATGGAAATGGAAGACGTTGCTCCGATCGATTTGGACCAATTTTTGGCGCGAGAAAGCAGAAAAATTAAAGTTGTTCAGAAAAATAGCGACGATAAAAGGCCTACGGCTGAGCAATCCTCAAGTGGAAGAACAGATCAGCGGAAAGCGCGTCAAAAAAAGAAGGCGAAACAGAGCAAGGTCAAGAAAGCTGCCTAA